In Desulforhopalus sp., the following proteins share a genomic window:
- a CDS encoding CoB--CoM heterodisulfide reductase iron-sulfur subunit B family protein: MEKCGIYLGCNIPFKAPDIEQSFYKVFPALGVEIVDMEGATCCPAWGTAPSFDVDTWLAVSGRNITIAEAKDVDIMTGCNSCFGVMSEAKHMIDHDAERKKTFEKNLALIDRKYTGNSEVYHVSHVLYEKVGMERIREKLKYTLKQLKIAVQPGCHILWPSDVMAVKEKNTFFPTILKELCEVLGAEVPHYTKLNACCGMGAMRSTDAARSIGLVKEKLINIKEETDPDMIVTTCSSCYMQFDAAQKLLREKGEIDFEIPVFYYTQLLALCMGFDPKNVAAISETPRDAIIEKIQSEARLSN, from the coding sequence ATGGAAAAATGCGGAATTTACCTGGGATGCAATATCCCATTCAAGGCCCCGGATATCGAGCAATCGTTCTACAAGGTGTTTCCGGCCCTTGGCGTAGAGATCGTTGACATGGAAGGCGCCACCTGCTGCCCGGCCTGGGGTACCGCGCCGTCGTTCGATGTCGACACCTGGCTGGCCGTCTCCGGACGGAACATCACCATTGCCGAGGCGAAAGACGTCGATATCATGACCGGCTGCAACAGCTGTTTCGGCGTCATGAGCGAGGCCAAGCACATGATCGACCACGATGCCGAGCGGAAGAAGACCTTCGAGAAGAACCTCGCCCTGATCGACCGGAAATATACCGGCAATTCCGAGGTATATCATGTCTCCCACGTCCTCTATGAGAAGGTTGGCATGGAACGGATCCGGGAGAAGCTGAAGTACACCCTCAAGCAACTGAAGATCGCCGTGCAGCCCGGCTGTCACATCCTCTGGCCCTCCGATGTCATGGCGGTGAAAGAGAAGAATACCTTTTTCCCGACCATCCTCAAGGAGCTGTGCGAGGTCCTTGGCGCCGAGGTGCCGCACTACACCAAGCTCAACGCCTGCTGCGGCATGGGCGCGATGCGCAGCACCGATGCGGCTCGTTCGATCGGCCTCGTCAAGGAAAAGCTGATCAATATCAAGGAAGAGACGGATCCCGACATGATCGTTACCACCTGTTCTTCCTGCTATATGCAGTTTGACGCTGCCCAGAAGCTGCTGCGGGAGAAAGGCGAGATCGATTTCGAGATTCCGGTGTTCTACTACACCCAGCTGCTTGCCCTGTGCATGGGTTTTGATCCGAAAAACGTAGCGGCGATCAGCGAGACCCCGCGGGACGCGATCATAGAAAAAATTCAAAGCGAAGCACGGCTTTCTAACTAA
- a CDS encoding Ni/Fe hydrogenase subunit alpha yields MKKIEINPMTRLEGHGKIAIFLDDNGNVDEAFFQVVEFRGFEKFLVGLPIEEVPRTVSTICGVCRGVHFTAAMKASDGVYGVQPTSTARKLRELFFNAHYVEDHAVILYALGFPDFVVGPGAPAAQRNVIGLINAVGADLGREVLKKRSYAVKIFEMLGGKPNHPVAAIPGGWSKTLNEVEREQIEAWSHELIDLSKLTLKIFSDVVLSNPGYMELVTGDMYRVSVNYMGTTDQNGNVALYDGVQKVVDVNGNEIASFTGMGYIDHIAERVLPWTYLKMPYQKKIGWKGIVDGEGTSLYSVGPLARMNVSKGMSTPLANEEYQKFFATFGGRPVHNIMGYHWARAIELLHCAERCLELAQDPEITGDDARAPLGPVTGEGVGIIEAPRGTLIHHYNTDDKGIVTDANIVVATTHNKGPINLAVRKAAKHFIKNGNVDEAILNHVEMAYRPYDLCLGCATHAIRPGSSPVEVKVYNQSKELLQTLRNF; encoded by the coding sequence GTGAAGAAGATAGAAATCAATCCGATGACCAGACTGGAAGGTCACGGTAAAATAGCAATTTTTCTCGATGATAACGGCAACGTCGACGAGGCGTTCTTCCAGGTTGTCGAGTTTCGCGGCTTTGAGAAGTTTCTCGTCGGGCTGCCGATCGAAGAGGTGCCCCGCACCGTCTCCACCATCTGCGGCGTCTGCCGCGGCGTGCATTTCACCGCGGCAATGAAGGCCTCCGACGGTGTTTACGGTGTACAGCCTACATCCACCGCCCGCAAGCTGCGCGAGCTGTTCTTCAACGCCCACTATGTTGAGGACCATGCGGTCATCCTCTACGCCCTCGGTTTTCCCGATTTCGTCGTCGGGCCAGGAGCACCTGCGGCGCAGCGTAACGTCATCGGCCTGATCAACGCCGTTGGCGCCGATCTTGGCCGTGAGGTTCTGAAGAAGCGTAGCTACGCGGTGAAGATCTTCGAGATGCTCGGTGGCAAGCCGAACCATCCGGTCGCCGCTATCCCCGGCGGCTGGTCGAAGACCCTCAACGAGGTTGAGCGCGAGCAGATCGAGGCCTGGTCGCACGAGCTCATCGATCTCAGCAAGCTGACTTTGAAGATCTTCAGCGATGTGGTTCTCAGTAATCCCGGCTATATGGAGCTGGTCACCGGAGACATGTACCGGGTGTCGGTCAACTATATGGGCACAACCGACCAAAACGGCAACGTCGCGCTCTACGACGGCGTGCAGAAGGTGGTCGATGTCAATGGCAACGAAATCGCCTCCTTCACCGGTATGGGCTATATCGATCACATCGCCGAGCGGGTACTGCCGTGGACCTACCTGAAGATGCCGTATCAGAAAAAGATCGGCTGGAAGGGCATCGTCGACGGCGAGGGCACCAGCTTGTACAGCGTTGGTCCGCTTGCCCGCATGAACGTCTCGAAAGGCATGAGCACCCCGCTGGCCAACGAGGAGTACCAGAAGTTCTTTGCCACCTTCGGCGGCCGTCCGGTGCACAACATCATGGGCTATCACTGGGCGCGGGCCATAGAGCTGCTGCACTGCGCCGAGAGGTGTCTCGAGCTGGCGCAGGATCCGGAGATCACCGGCGACGACGCCCGCGCACCCCTTGGCCCGGTCACCGGCGAGGGTGTCGGCATCATCGAGGCGCCGCGTGGTACCCTCATTCATCATTACAACACCGATGACAAGGGCATCGTCACCGACGCCAACATTGTCGTGGCCACCACCCACAACAAGGGACCGATCAACCTCGCCGTTCGCAAGGCGGCTAAGCACTTCATCAAAAACGGCAATGTCGACGAGGCCATTCTCAATCACGTCGAGATGGCATACCGTCCCTACGACCTCTGCCTTGGCTGCGCGACCCATGCGATTCGCCCAGGTTCTTCGCCGGTCGAGGTGAAGGTGTACAACCAGAGCAAAGAGCTGCTGCAGACCCTGCGCAACTTTTAA
- a CDS encoding hydrogenase maturation protease, which produces MKTKSLVCGIGNPMLKDDRAGIEVAERIERSGLAVDTEIIYGVGFEVNDKLMGYDDVVIIDAAKIGYPPGTITEVTIDQIFTDHNLAISHAVTLGSTLKVGYELFPDEMPKKLRIFLIEAEDYFEFTKECSPKVTEAISRTVEMIVDHFSRQGLHQTY; this is translated from the coding sequence ATGAAAACTAAATCTCTTGTCTGTGGAATCGGCAATCCGATGCTCAAGGACGATCGTGCCGGAATTGAAGTCGCGGAGCGGATCGAAAGGTCTGGGCTGGCCGTGGACACCGAGATCATCTACGGCGTCGGCTTTGAGGTCAATGACAAACTCATGGGTTACGATGATGTGGTCATAATCGATGCCGCCAAGATTGGCTACCCGCCGGGGACGATTACCGAGGTGACCATCGATCAGATCTTCACCGATCACAATCTGGCAATCTCCCACGCGGTCACCCTCGGTTCAACCCTGAAGGTGGGGTATGAACTCTTCCCCGACGAAATGCCGAAAAAGCTCCGTATTTTCCTGATTGAGGCCGAGGATTATTTTGAATTCACGAAGGAATGTTCGCCAAAGGTTACCGAGGCGATCAGTAGAACCGTGGAGATGATAGTCGATCACTTTTCTCGACAGGGACTGCACCAAACCTATTGA
- a CDS encoding CoB--CoM heterodisulfide reductase iron-sulfur subunit A family protein, with the protein MAKVGVYVCHCGSNIGGVVDVEAVRQHAESLPDVVVSRQNLFMCSDPGQEIIRQDINNGVIDKVVVAACTPRTHEPIFRKVLEGEGLNKYLFEMANIRDQDSWVHANDKDGATAKAKQIVASAVAKARNLQPLEDKYVDVTKAALVIGGGVAGIFAALDLANMGNKVYLVEKEPSIGGVMAQLDKTFPTNDCSACILTPVMVDAGTHPNIELLTYSEIEAVEGYIGNFDVKIRRKQAYVDWEKCTGCGDCAEACPVRTPNEFNAGLDNRSAAYIHFPQAVPKKAVIDMANCVNCGGRTIGCEPKISKKTGKPILAPCERACPAAAIDRSKPADPNGQILDVKVGAIVVATGYKVMDKSNFKNLAPDSPNVLTALQLERLISATGPTGGQFLRPSDMKKPHTISFLSCVGSRDERHHTHCSRVCCMYMIKQAKLLKEKYPSLEIYMHFMDVRTPGKDFDEYYTGAIDMGIHIIRGRVGGIDMMPGDKLRVMGYDADLAANIEVEADLVVLATAIELQDDVKPFAQKLSLTLDGSGFFKELHPKLKPVETPVEGVFLAGCCQGPKDIPDTVAQAKGAAAAAAVPLAQGRVRINPTISEIDMEKCSGCGICAPLCPYGAINMVTTDPTHPRARIEMTQCKGCGVCTTACPSSAIMLHGYTEEQIMAQISALTAVEA; encoded by the coding sequence ATGGCAAAAGTTGGAGTGTATGTCTGTCACTGCGGTTCCAATATCGGCGGCGTTGTCGATGTTGAGGCGGTTCGCCAGCATGCGGAGTCCCTGCCGGATGTCGTCGTTTCCCGGCAGAACCTGTTTATGTGCTCAGACCCAGGTCAGGAAATAATTCGTCAAGACATCAATAACGGTGTTATCGATAAGGTAGTTGTTGCCGCTTGCACACCACGAACCCACGAGCCGATTTTCCGGAAGGTCTTGGAAGGCGAGGGTTTGAACAAGTATCTCTTTGAGATGGCCAACATTCGCGACCAGGACAGCTGGGTGCATGCCAACGATAAGGACGGAGCCACCGCCAAGGCCAAGCAGATCGTCGCCTCAGCCGTCGCCAAGGCGAGAAACCTCCAGCCCCTCGAGGATAAATATGTCGATGTCACCAAGGCCGCTCTCGTTATCGGTGGCGGTGTCGCGGGCATTTTTGCGGCTCTTGATCTCGCCAATATGGGCAATAAGGTCTATCTGGTGGAAAAAGAGCCGTCGATCGGCGGGGTCATGGCCCAGCTCGACAAGACTTTCCCGACCAACGACTGTTCCGCCTGTATTCTCACCCCGGTCATGGTTGACGCCGGTACCCATCCCAACATCGAGCTGCTGACCTACTCAGAGATCGAGGCGGTCGAGGGCTATATCGGCAACTTCGATGTGAAGATCAGAAGGAAGCAGGCCTATGTAGATTGGGAGAAGTGCACTGGTTGCGGCGACTGCGCCGAGGCCTGCCCGGTCCGCACCCCGAACGAATTCAACGCTGGACTCGACAACCGCAGTGCCGCCTATATCCATTTTCCCCAGGCAGTGCCGAAAAAAGCGGTCATCGATATGGCCAACTGCGTCAACTGCGGTGGCCGGACCATCGGCTGCGAGCCGAAGATCAGCAAAAAGACCGGCAAGCCAATCCTCGCTCCCTGCGAACGCGCCTGCCCTGCAGCGGCCATCGATCGCTCCAAGCCGGCGGATCCGAATGGCCAGATCCTCGACGTCAAGGTCGGCGCCATCGTTGTCGCCACCGGCTACAAGGTCATGGACAAGAGCAACTTCAAGAACCTCGCCCCGGATTCACCAAACGTTCTCACCGCCCTGCAGCTTGAGCGGCTGATCTCCGCCACCGGCCCGACCGGCGGCCAGTTCCTCCGCCCCAGCGACATGAAGAAGCCGCACACCATCTCCTTCCTGTCCTGTGTCGGCTCACGCGACGAGCGCCATCATACCCACTGTTCGCGGGTGTGCTGCATGTACATGATCAAACAGGCAAAACTTCTCAAGGAGAAATATCCGAGTCTTGAGATCTACATGCATTTCATGGATGTCAGGACCCCGGGCAAGGACTTCGACGAGTATTATACCGGCGCCATCGATATGGGTATCCACATTATACGCGGCCGCGTCGGCGGCATCGATATGATGCCCGGCGACAAACTGCGTGTCATGGGCTATGACGCCGATCTGGCGGCAAATATCGAGGTCGAGGCCGACCTGGTGGTGCTCGCCACCGCCATCGAGCTGCAGGATGATGTCAAACCGTTTGCCCAGAAACTCAGCCTGACCCTTGACGGTTCCGGCTTCTTCAAGGAGCTGCATCCGAAACTGAAACCGGTCGAGACCCCTGTGGAAGGGGTATTTCTTGCCGGCTGCTGTCAGGGACCAAAGGATATTCCGGATACCGTCGCCCAGGCCAAGGGCGCCGCTGCCGCCGCCGCGGTACCGCTTGCGCAAGGAAGGGTAAGAATCAACCCAACCATTTCCGAGATCGACATGGAAAAATGCAGCGGCTGTGGTATCTGCGCTCCGCTCTGTCCATACGGCGCGATCAACATGGTTACCACGGATCCTACCCATCCTCGGGCCCGAATTGAGATGACCCAGTGCAAGGGCTGCGGTGTTTGTACCACCGCCTGTCCGTCCAGTGCCATCATGCTGCACGGATATACAGAGGAACAGATCATGGCGCAAATTTCCGCATTAACCGCAGTGGAGGCATAA
- a CDS encoding Coenzyme F420 hydrogenase/dehydrogenase, beta subunit C-terminal domain — translation MKTFFDLKQEVRATGRCHGCGGCVTFCTAVNYGALHMVDNVPRYKSVEKCIDCGLCYKICPVITEMNEPVKKLVEWSAPMGRVLDVTVAQIKDESIRDRAADGGVVTGLLLHMFDTGRIDGAIVIKNTPQGRKPILATTRQDLLESAGFYFNVEKGTNTLGESYSSYTPIAKALGSLMRQGLKRIAFVGTPCQIKSIRKMQALKIVPSDAIKFYFGRFCNANYDFSAGKAVELEKLAGCKMSDIKKMNFKEDLLLHHQDGSIQTIPIHDLDFAKRQTCLYCDDFTAEYSDISFGGIGADVGWTTVISRTPLGRAAFVDARDAVLNYKKIDDNLNLDAKILGKLQERSAEKRAAAEKKLAALE, via the coding sequence ATGAAAACGTTTTTTGATCTGAAACAGGAAGTTCGGGCAACTGGCCGTTGTCACGGCTGTGGCGGTTGCGTCACCTTCTGCACCGCCGTCAATTACGGCGCGCTGCACATGGTGGACAACGTGCCCCGCTACAAGAGCGTTGAAAAGTGCATCGACTGCGGATTGTGCTATAAGATCTGCCCGGTGATCACCGAGATGAACGAGCCGGTGAAGAAGCTGGTCGAATGGAGCGCGCCCATGGGCCGGGTGCTTGATGTCACCGTCGCCCAGATTAAGGATGAGTCGATCCGTGACCGGGCGGCAGACGGCGGCGTGGTCACCGGCCTGCTGCTGCACATGTTCGACACCGGCCGCATCGACGGCGCCATCGTCATCAAAAATACCCCACAGGGCAGAAAGCCGATCCTTGCCACCACTCGTCAGGATCTTCTTGAATCTGCCGGATTTTACTTTAACGTCGAGAAAGGTACCAATACCCTCGGCGAGTCGTATTCGTCCTACACCCCGATCGCTAAGGCGCTTGGTTCACTGATGCGCCAGGGCCTGAAGCGTATCGCCTTCGTCGGCACTCCGTGCCAGATCAAGTCGATACGCAAGATGCAAGCCCTGAAGATCGTTCCCTCCGACGCCATCAAGTTCTACTTTGGGCGGTTCTGCAACGCCAACTACGACTTCAGCGCCGGCAAGGCGGTCGAACTGGAGAAACTGGCCGGTTGCAAGATGTCCGATATCAAGAAGATGAACTTCAAGGAAGACCTGCTGCTGCATCATCAGGACGGCTCAATCCAGACCATCCCCATCCACGATCTGGATTTTGCAAAGCGCCAGACCTGTCTGTACTGCGATGATTTCACGGCGGAATACTCGGACATCTCTTTCGGCGGGATCGGTGCCGATGTTGGCTGGACGACCGTGATCAGCCGTACGCCGCTTGGCCGCGCCGCCTTTGTCGATGCCCGGGATGCGGTTCTCAACTACAAGAAGATCGACGACAACCTCAATCTTGATGCCAAGATCCTTGGTAAACTGCAGGAACGGTCGGCAGAGAAAAGGGCTGCTGCTGAAAAGAAGCTGGCTGCCCTGGAGTAA
- a CDS encoding F420-nonreducing hydrogenase, producing MADKVKVGFLLLGGCAGCEMSVVDLSEKLVDALAHLEVVFWAPTAADVKYNDLEAMEDGFIDVAFVDGMVRLDEHIHMAKVMRKKAKTLIAFGVCAALGGTAGMSSLHSKEDLFAKAFKNTPTTDNPDGVYPQPSCLVDGKYDLTLPVYEDKVRTLNQIVDVDYYIGGCPPHHSHVGAAIGALLSGQMPPKGSWITNGKAVCDVCDRNPAKKGDNLSRAMVTKVLRTVDGTPDTDICLLQQGYICFGPITQGDCGGSCLNVNIPCRGCGGPIPGIEDYGAQALSSIASILKDDTVSAQLMEKYPNLAKFFYRYALPSGTLPKRM from the coding sequence ATGGCTGATAAAGTGAAAGTCGGCTTTCTGCTGCTTGGTGGTTGCGCCGGCTGCGAAATGTCTGTAGTTGATCTGTCGGAGAAACTGGTCGACGCCCTTGCCCACCTCGAGGTGGTCTTCTGGGCGCCCACCGCCGCCGATGTCAAGTATAATGATCTTGAGGCCATGGAAGACGGCTTCATCGATGTCGCCTTCGTTGACGGCATGGTGCGTCTCGACGAGCATATTCACATGGCCAAGGTGATGCGCAAGAAGGCCAAGACCCTCATCGCCTTCGGTGTCTGCGCTGCCCTCGGCGGCACCGCCGGCATGAGCAGCCTGCACAGCAAGGAAGATCTCTTCGCCAAGGCCTTCAAGAACACCCCGACTACCGACAATCCGGACGGCGTCTACCCGCAGCCGAGCTGCCTGGTGGACGGCAAGTACGACCTGACCCTGCCGGTCTACGAAGATAAGGTACGCACCCTCAACCAGATCGTCGATGTCGACTACTACATCGGCGGCTGTCCGCCGCATCACAGCCATGTCGGCGCGGCCATCGGCGCGCTCCTCAGCGGCCAGATGCCACCGAAGGGCTCGTGGATCACCAACGGCAAGGCAGTCTGCGATGTCTGTGACCGCAATCCGGCAAAAAAGGGTGACAACCTGTCCAGGGCGATGGTCACCAAGGTGCTGCGCACCGTCGATGGCACCCCGGACACCGACATCTGCTTGCTGCAGCAGGGCTATATCTGCTTCGGACCGATCACCCAGGGCGACTGCGGCGGATCCTGCCTCAACGTCAATATTCCCTGCCGAGGTTGCGGTGGACCGATTCCCGGCATCGAGGACTACGGCGCCCAGGCCCTCAGCTCCATCGCCTCGATACTCAAGGACGACACGGTGTCCGCCCAACTGATGGAAAAATACCCCAACCTGGCCAAGTTCTTTTACCGGTACGCTCTTCCCTCCGGTACCCTTCCCAAGAGAATGTAG
- a CDS encoding hydrogenase maturation nickel metallochaperone HypA produces the protein MSGCGCGCGSGGGPFSKGRDLVEFVFQAHGGAIRDQKIMQGPLQTNCQGCGAPFTLETYLGRCPECGGIHAVAPMSPTAANIQFAGKDYRLPS, from the coding sequence ATGTCAGGATGTGGATGCGGATGCGGTAGTGGCGGCGGACCTTTTTCTAAAGGCAGGGATCTGGTGGAATTTGTATTTCAAGCCCATGGCGGGGCAATCCGTGATCAAAAGATCATGCAGGGGCCCTTACAAACAAACTGCCAGGGCTGCGGCGCCCCTTTCACTTTGGAAACCTATCTGGGTCGATGCCCGGAATGCGGGGGAATTCACGCCGTCGCTCCAATGTCACCAACTGCGGCTAATATTCAATTTGCCGGGAAGGACTATCGCCTGCCTAGTTAG
- a CDS encoding 4Fe-4S dicluster domain-containing protein: MAAINLTKMDQEIVQKIIDHGGKGITKCIQCNACASVCPVAKAGFPLYGRLLFRKIQTGHFEEIIEDSSSWACQACNRCTEICPRDAKPFEMVFAFRRIQANELAISTSAFTPLMNLHATGHAVYSEASKELRKKVGLPEVPVTSIANEKAQEEIRTLLDNSPMAELGIF; encoded by the coding sequence ATGGCAGCTATCAATCTCACCAAGATGGACCAGGAAATTGTCCAGAAAATCATCGACCATGGTGGCAAAGGTATCACCAAGTGCATCCAGTGTAATGCCTGTGCCTCGGTCTGTCCTGTGGCTAAGGCCGGGTTTCCGCTGTATGGCCGGCTACTTTTTAGAAAAATCCAGACCGGACACTTTGAAGAGATCATCGAAGATTCCTCCAGCTGGGCCTGTCAAGCCTGTAACCGCTGTACGGAGATCTGTCCACGAGACGCGAAACCCTTCGAGATGGTTTTTGCCTTCCGGCGGATTCAGGCCAATGAACTGGCTATCTCCACCTCCGCCTTTACCCCGCTGATGAATCTGCACGCCACCGGTCATGCGGTGTACTCGGAGGCATCAAAGGAGTTGCGAAAGAAGGTGGGGCTCCCGGAAGTGCCGGTAACCTCTATTGCCAATGAAAAAGCCCAGGAAGAGATCCGGACCCTGCTGGATAACAGTCCGATGGCCGAGCTCGGTATATTTTAA
- a CDS encoding hydrogenase iron-sulfur subunit produces the protein MEFVPNIIGFACQWCTYAGADLAGNLRCKYPPTVKLIKVPCSGRVKPEYVMEALANGADGVLVGGCHFGDCHYKDGNHKTKNRMDMLKVMLGDLGFDPRRFRREWISGAEGKKFAEVITDFTAELIELGPNPLKGGK, from the coding sequence ATGGAATTTGTACCAAACATCATAGGATTCGCTTGCCAATGGTGCACCTACGCAGGTGCTGACCTCGCCGGCAATCTCCGCTGTAAATATCCACCCACCGTCAAACTGATCAAGGTTCCCTGTTCCGGCCGGGTGAAGCCGGAGTACGTTATGGAAGCTTTAGCCAACGGAGCGGACGGCGTTCTCGTCGGCGGTTGTCACTTTGGTGACTGCCATTACAAGGATGGTAACCATAAAACCAAAAATCGCATGGATATGTTGAAGGTAATGCTTGGAGACCTCGGGTTTGACCCACGACGGTTCCGGCGTGAATGGATCTCAGGCGCCGAAGGCAAGAAGTTCGCCGAGGTCATTACCGATTTCACCGCGGAACTCATCGAACTGGGTCCCAACCCGCTGAAAGGAGGAAAATAA
- a CDS encoding heavy metal translocating P-type ATPase, translating to MAAQTYVARIQGMHCAACSTRVEKVVGGLAGVTGCSVNLATERAKIDYDPTAIGIAEIDETIGDLGFTAIAAAVEPDYQQGQEETAARLAAMRRSLLPAFVLALGIMGLSMAHMLGIHLPHFIDSQQAPFIHTLTQFLLVLPVLYLGRNFYMSGIPALLRAAPNMDSLIAIGTGAAFIYSTWNLVEIGLGSDSGGRVHDLYFESAAMLIALVSLGKYLEAGSKAKTTDAIRKLLQLAPDTVTLIDEKGQRQVAVADIRVADRIIIRPGERIAVDGAVISGESAVDESMLTGESMPVRKGPGDIVYGGTLNKNGSLTMTAGKVGRDTMLAKIVRMVQDAQGTKAPIANLADRISLYFVPVVIFIAMLAGIAWYSAGGADFSFSLRIFIAVLVIACPCAMGLATPTSIMVGTGRGAQLGVLVKTGEVLELAEKIDCVVFDKTGTLTAGRPELTECITLGGYEEKLLVSLAAAAESRSEHILSEAILRAAATKDCPVPQPESFTAIPGRGIEAVVVAGGTRYEVLLGNRELFLEKEIEGLTESIDREVDVRSAQGKTVLFLAVDNQIAALLTIADPLKPEAADTIQRLQGMGIEVVMLTGDNEKTARAVAGQAGISRIVAGVMPDMKEQEVIRLQQEGKLVAMVGDGINDAPALARADVGMAMGTGIDVAVESADIVLMTGNLLGVCRAIGLSRATLANIRQNLFWAFAYNVVGIPVAAGVLTVFGGPSLSPMIGGAAMALSSVSVVSNALRLRWYKPEV from the coding sequence ATGGCAGCACAAACCTATGTGGCGAGAATTCAAGGCATGCATTGTGCCGCCTGTTCCACACGTGTCGAGAAGGTCGTTGGCGGTTTGGCAGGGGTAACAGGCTGTTCAGTCAATCTGGCGACCGAAAGGGCCAAAATCGACTACGATCCAACCGCAATAGGTATTGCCGAGATAGATGAGACAATTGGTGATCTCGGCTTCACGGCGATAGCTGCCGCTGTCGAGCCCGACTACCAGCAAGGACAGGAGGAAACCGCGGCAAGGCTTGCTGCGATGCGCCGGAGTTTACTGCCCGCCTTTGTCCTGGCCCTTGGAATTATGGGGCTATCAATGGCCCATATGCTTGGCATTCACCTGCCGCATTTTATCGATTCACAACAGGCCCCTTTTATCCATACCCTTACCCAATTCCTGCTTGTTTTGCCCGTCCTGTATCTTGGCAGGAATTTTTATATGAGTGGTATTCCCGCTTTATTACGGGCGGCACCGAATATGGACTCCCTGATTGCCATCGGTACCGGTGCAGCCTTTATTTATTCGACCTGGAATCTCGTCGAGATCGGTCTTGGCAGTGATTCCGGAGGGCGCGTCCATGACCTTTATTTTGAGTCGGCGGCCATGCTCATCGCCCTGGTGTCGCTCGGCAAATATCTTGAGGCCGGCTCGAAGGCAAAGACCACCGATGCCATCAGAAAACTCCTGCAGCTTGCGCCCGACACTGTCACCCTGATTGATGAGAAAGGGCAACGGCAGGTTGCGGTCGCTGACATTCGTGTGGCCGATCGAATTATCATTCGGCCGGGTGAGCGGATTGCGGTTGACGGCGCCGTGATTTCTGGGGAGTCGGCGGTTGATGAGTCGATGCTTACCGGCGAAAGCATGCCGGTCAGGAAAGGCCCGGGCGATATTGTGTATGGTGGAACGCTTAATAAAAATGGGTCGTTGACCATGACAGCCGGCAAGGTCGGCCGCGACACCATGCTGGCGAAAATTGTCCGGATGGTCCAGGATGCCCAAGGAACCAAGGCGCCGATTGCCAACCTGGCCGATAGGATCAGTCTCTATTTTGTCCCTGTCGTCATCTTTATCGCAATGCTTGCAGGGATAGCCTGGTATTCGGCCGGCGGGGCGGATTTTAGTTTCTCCCTGCGTATTTTCATCGCTGTCCTGGTTATTGCCTGCCCGTGCGCCATGGGGCTGGCCACTCCCACGTCGATCATGGTCGGCACCGGCCGCGGGGCCCAGCTGGGCGTCCTGGTGAAGACCGGTGAAGTTCTTGAGCTTGCCGAGAAGATAGACTGTGTGGTTTTTGACAAGACTGGCACCTTGACCGCCGGCAGGCCGGAGTTGACCGAGTGTATCACTCTTGGCGGATATGAGGAGAAACTCCTTGTCAGTCTCGCCGCCGCCGCGGAGAGCCGATCGGAGCACATTCTCTCCGAGGCAATTCTCCGCGCCGCGGCCACCAAGGACTGTCCTGTGCCGCAGCCGGAATCTTTTACGGCCATTCCCGGCCGGGGTATTGAGGCGGTGGTTGTCGCGGGCGGTACCCGTTATGAGGTGCTGCTCGGCAACCGGGAGCTTTTCCTGGAGAAAGAAATCGAAGGGCTGACAGAGAGCATTGACAGGGAGGTCGATGTGCGGTCGGCGCAGGGTAAGACCGTCCTTTTTCTTGCTGTTGATAACCAGATTGCGGCGCTTCTCACCATTGCCGATCCTCTGAAACCAGAGGCAGCTGATACCATCCAGCGCCTCCAGGGGATGGGCATTGAAGTGGTGATGCTGACCGGCGATAATGAGAAAACTGCCCGGGCGGTAGCTGGACAGGCGGGGATCAGCCGGATTGTGGCTGGAGTTATGCCTGACATGAAAGAGCAGGAAGTCATCAGGTTGCAGCAAGAGGGAAAACTTGTTGCCATGGTTGGCGACGGCATAAATGATGCTCCCGCCCTGGCCCGGGCGGATGTTGGTATGGCCATGGGTACCGGTATAGATGTTGCTGTCGAATCTGCGGACATCGTCCTCATGACCGGCAACCTTCTGGGCGTTTGCCGGGCCATTGGACTCAGCCGGGCGACGCTTGCCAATATTCGCCAGAATCTTTTCTGGGCCTTTGCCTATAATGTCGTGGGAATTCCGGTGGCAGCAGGGGTCTTAACCGTATTTGGCGGGCCATCCCTCAGCCCGATGATCGGCGGAGCGGCGATGGCCCTCAGTTCCGTGTCGGTTGTCTCTAATGCCCTGCGGCTCAGATGGTATAAGCCGGAGGTATGA